From one Chryseobacterium sp. 3008163 genomic stretch:
- a CDS encoding T9SS-dependent M36 family metallopeptidase, with protein MKKVILPLVIAVFAIISSKSFAQSNETLIKNYISQNKLRDYKKSDLNQFIIENVDSSKSLNGEIVKTQQTYKGFPIYASAGTVLIKDNKVTYYSDNFIKDYTAVSSNNIGITKETALQKIAADLGNDAISNLQIIAFFENGANKMTAAKQRLVYAADENKNLRLAYEYFFNEPKTINHWNILVDANTGEILNKLNLNLSCNFHDEAYAHGENIMVSLPQFEVIDNNKGFTPFLLPDNASYNVFALPIEAPTFGVRSIISNPWILASSPEGWHSNGVTHYTSTRGNNVYAYDDKDGNESTYGTSPDGGVARNFDFPYSSTALTYNNLSAATTNLFYISNMVHDIFYKFGFTESARNFQSNNFGNGGLNDDEVFAQSQDGSGFNNANFASPPDEYNPVMQMYLWLASNRKMFYRAPSDAVSRVVNAGLAQFGPTLNDVGATGDVKLATVIDGCTALPAGEMTGKIGLIERGGGTACNFAFKVKNAQNAGAVGVIIYNNTANGSTIGLMGGTDNTITIPSILITNAEGEFIKTKLTANIPVNVDLRVDTKYDGSFDNGIVTHEYGHGISNRLTGTGYNCLNSSADKEQMGEGWSDFFALMLTNKPGDNASVARGMGTYPIGQATTGGGLRPAKYSNNFAVNNYTYGDTNGMEYNNGTAIVPDVHSIGFVWATMLWDLHWDYVAKYGYASNVASNTTNGSSRVLQLVTDALKLQICNPSFVEGRDAILAAELATTQGADRCMIWRAFAKRGLGLNASAGLKNNINDQEENFSLPADCVLGTDEVTSVKDNTISIYPNPAKNEFFINFPKNTLGKVNVEIFDMSGKLVSTESKISPDAKKAIPTDKLIKGTYIVKVKGLGIDTTSKVIINK; from the coding sequence ATGAAAAAAGTAATTCTACCTCTTGTGATTGCAGTTTTTGCAATCATATCTTCAAAATCATTTGCTCAATCAAATGAAACTTTAATTAAAAACTATATTTCTCAAAATAAATTAAGAGATTATAAAAAATCGGATTTAAACCAGTTTATTATTGAAAATGTAGATTCTTCAAAATCATTAAATGGTGAAATAGTAAAGACGCAACAGACATATAAAGGATTTCCAATTTATGCTTCAGCTGGAACTGTCTTAATTAAGGATAATAAGGTTACCTATTATTCTGATAATTTTATAAAGGATTATACTGCTGTTTCGTCAAATAATATTGGAATTACAAAAGAAACTGCATTACAGAAGATTGCTGCAGATTTAGGAAATGATGCTATTTCAAATTTACAGATAATAGCATTCTTTGAAAATGGTGCTAATAAAATGACAGCGGCAAAGCAACGTCTTGTATATGCAGCTGATGAAAATAAAAATCTAAGATTAGCTTATGAATATTTTTTCAATGAGCCTAAAACAATCAATCACTGGAATATTTTAGTAGATGCTAATACCGGGGAAATCTTAAACAAACTTAATTTAAATCTTTCATGTAATTTTCATGATGAAGCTTATGCGCATGGTGAAAATATAATGGTCTCGTTGCCACAATTTGAAGTTATTGATAATAACAAGGGTTTCACTCCCTTTTTGTTACCTGATAATGCTTCCTATAACGTTTTTGCACTACCCATAGAAGCACCAACTTTCGGTGTCAGATCTATTATAAGTAATCCATGGATTCTTGCGTCATCACCTGAAGGGTGGCATTCTAATGGAGTAACACATTATACAAGTACAAGAGGAAATAATGTATATGCTTATGATGATAAAGACGGCAATGAAAGCACATACGGAACATCGCCAGATGGTGGTGTAGCAAGAAATTTTGATTTTCCTTACAGCTCCACCGCTTTAACATATAATAATCTATCAGCTGCAACTACAAACTTATTTTACATAAGTAATATGGTGCATGATATTTTTTATAAATTCGGATTTACAGAATCTGCCAGAAATTTCCAAAGCAATAATTTTGGCAATGGTGGGCTTAATGATGATGAGGTTTTTGCCCAGTCGCAAGATGGGAGTGGTTTTAATAATGCAAATTTTGCTAGTCCCCCAGATGAATATAATCCAGTCATGCAAATGTATTTATGGTTGGCATCAAATCGTAAAATGTTCTATAGGGCACCATCTGATGCGGTATCTCGAGTAGTTAATGCAGGTTTGGCACAATTTGGACCTACTTTAAATGATGTTGGGGCTACAGGTGATGTTAAATTAGCCACAGTAATAGATGGATGTACGGCTTTACCAGCAGGTGAAATGACAGGGAAGATAGGATTGATTGAAAGAGGTGGAGGAACCGCATGTAATTTTGCTTTTAAGGTTAAAAATGCACAGAATGCAGGAGCTGTAGGGGTAATCATTTATAATAATACTGCAAATGGATCTACCATTGGATTAATGGGAGGTACAGATAACACAATCACTATACCTTCAATATTAATAACCAATGCTGAAGGGGAATTTATTAAAACAAAGCTTACTGCAAATATTCCTGTCAATGTAGACTTAAGAGTGGATACGAAATATGATGGAAGTTTTGATAATGGTATCGTAACTCACGAATATGGTCATGGAATTTCAAATAGATTAACCGGAACAGGATATAATTGTTTAAATTCATCTGCGGATAAAGAACAAATGGGTGAAGGATGGTCAGACTTTTTTGCTTTGATGTTAACAAATAAACCAGGTGATAATGCTTCTGTAGCAAGAGGTATGGGAACTTATCCTATTGGTCAAGCAACAACAGGCGGAGGTCTTAGACCTGCAAAATATTCAAACAATTTTGCCGTAAATAATTATACATATGGTGATACCAATGGAATGGAATATAATAATGGTACTGCAATAGTACCTGATGTGCACTCAATTGGGTTTGTATGGGCTACAATGCTTTGGGATCTTCATTGGGATTATGTTGCAAAATATGGTTATGCATCTAATGTAGCTTCTAATACAACGAACGGAAGTTCAAGAGTTTTACAATTGGTAACAGATGCACTAAAACTACAGATTTGTAACCCATCATTTGTTGAAGGCAGAGATGCTATTTTGGCTGCAGAGTTAGCCACCACTCAAGGGGCAGACAGATGTATGATTTGGAGAGCATTTGCAAAAAGAGGTTTAGGTTTGAATGCTTCTGCTGGATTGAAAAATAATATTAATGACCAGGAAGAAAACTTTTCACTTCCTGCTGATTGTGTATTAGGAACAGATGAGGTAACATCAGTTAAAGACAATACAATCTCAATTTATCCAAACCCTGCAAAAAACGAATTCTTTATCAACTTCCCAAAAAATACTTTGGGTAAAGTAAATGTTGAGATCTTCGATATGTCAGGAAAGTTAGTATCTACAGAAAGTAAAATTTCGCCCGATGCTAAAAAAGCAATTCCTACAGATAAATTAATCAAAGGAACTTATATTGTAAAAGTAAAAGGCTTAGGAATTGATACTACTTCAAAAGTTATCATCAATAAATAA